Part of the Candidatus Sulfotelmatobacter sp. genome is shown below.
ACGCACCTGGGCTGGGCCGCCGCGATGCTGGGCTTCCACATCGCGACGCCGGTCTTCGACGGTGCGCACGCCGAGGACATCAGCGAATGGCTGCAGGACGCGGGTCTCCCCGCCGACGGCAAGACGTGGCTGCGAGACGGCCGTTCGGGCGAACGCTTCGGACGCCCGATCACCGTCGGCTACATCTACATGCTCAAGCTGGCTCACCTCGTGGATGACAAGATCCACGCGCGCTCGACTGGTCCGTACTCGATGATCACGCAGCAGCCGCTGGGTGGTAAGGCGCAGTTCGGCGGCCAGCGCTTCGGCGAAATGGAAGTCTGGGCGCTCGAAGCCTACGGCGCGGCGTACACGCTCCAAGAGCTCTTGACGGTCAAGTCCGACGACGTCGTCGGTCGCGTCAAGACGTACGAAGCGATCGTCAAGGGTGAGAACGTGCTCGAACCCGGCGTGCCGGAGTCGTTCAAGGTTCTCATCAAGGAGCTCCAGTCGCTGGCGCTCGACGTCAAGGTCCTCACCGAGCAGCGCGAGGAAGTCGAAATCCGCATCCAGGACGACGACATGGCCGAGCGCGCTCAGGAGATCGGCCTGCTGATGGGCGACGAGGATCCGCGTCTCTCGCAAACCGCGCTCGCCGAGCGCGAAGCGGAACGCGATCGTCTCGCGCAAGCGATTCCGATCGCTCCGTCCGCCGACGAAGAGGGCGAAGAGGGTGGCGAGGCCGCCGGCGCCGTCGAGGTCGAGGAGCCGGAGGAAGAAGAGGAAGAGCTCGACGATTCGGCTCCGCTCGTTTCGCCGACGCCCGCGCGTGGCGGGCGTGCGCCCGACGACGACATCCTCCCCGCCAGTCCGCTGGGCGGCCTGCGTGCGACGATGACCGACGACGGCGAGATCGTCGTCGACGAGGTCGCCGAAGACGAAGCCCCGCCGACGGCCGAGGAAGAGGAAGAAGACGAGGGCTACACCCTCGAGGAAGAAGACGAAGACTACGCCGAGGCCGAGGAAGAAGACGAAGGTCCCCTCGCGCACTCCACCGACGACGACTACTGATCCCCAGTCCGTCAACGAAAAACAGCCCGAGCAAACGCGCTCGGGCTGTTTTCTTTCTCACACCACCCCGAACCCAAATGCTCCCCGCCACACAAACCACGCCAACAACTCCCGGCCTATTTCGCCCCGCGACCACGCTGCCCGGACGAGGTGCGAGGACGCCTCGCGGGGCCTCGCGCAGCGGCGTGAGCCCGGAGGGCGGAAGCCGCGGAGCGCCGGAGCGACCAGAGCGCAGGATGCGCGTCGGGAGCGTCCCCGCGAGGCGTCCTCGCACCTCGTCCTGCCACCCCAGCGGACAAACGAAAAAGAGCCGCGCCCACACCCGGACACGACTCCCTTCGGCCCACACCCAGTTGGGGCTACCCCCGCGCCGCTTCCCGTCTCCCGCGCGTCCGCGGCGCTTCCAACATCTCGATCATCGCGTCGACCACGCTCGCATCCCATTGGGTGCCGCGGCCTTCGCGGAGGATGGCCATCGCTTCGCGCTGGCCGATGGCGGGCCGGTAGGGCCGCGCCGAAATCATGGCGTGGAAGGCGTCGGCGACGGCGACCACGCGTGCTTCGAAGGGGATCTCTTCGCCCTTGAGGCCGTACGGATAGCCGCGGCCGTCCCAGCGTTCGTGGTGCGCGCGGACGATCGGCGCATACGGCGCCAGTGCCGGCAGCTCGCTGAGGATCTGCGCGCCGAACTCGGCGTGGCGCTGCATGACCTTCCACTCGTCCGGGGTCAACGTCGAGGGCTTGAAAAGGATGTCGTCGGGCGTGCCGATCTTGCCGATGTCGTGCAAGATGCCCGCCTTGACGATGAAGTCGGACGCGCTCGCCGAGAGATTGAGCTGCTCGGCCAGGCGGCGGCACCAGGCGCCGGTCGCGTGCGAGTGGGCGCAGGTCGCCTCGTCGCGAGCTTTCAGCATCGCGAGCACGCCGTCGAGGACCTGACCGGTCGTCCGGGTCGGGTCGTCAAAGCGCGCGCCGGGCGCGAGCGGGAAGGCGTCGGTGACGTTGGCCTTCACGATCTCGAGGAAAACCAGCAGCGCCGAGAAGTCCAGGTGCAGGGGCTCGCCGATCTCGGCGGCGGATTCGGTCGCCGCTAGGACGAGCTCATGGATGGTGGAGACGGGGTAGGCGCCCCGGGCCATGCGGGCCCAGGCGACGACGGGTTCGGGGCTCGAGGTCTCGATCGCCTGGCCCACCGCGGAGACCAGGGAGCGGACGATCAGCGCCGATGCTTGGCCGGTCGGACGCGGAGGCAACCTGTCGAGGATCGCATGGGCGATCGTCGATCGGGTTTCCACGAGGTACCGCGCGAGCGCGGTCCGGCCGTCCATGGAGAGGCCTTTAGTTCCCGATCGGAAGCGTCGTGCCACAGACGACGACGACGAGTGCAACAGCGACGGCAGCGGTAAGCACGTAGGCTCCTTAGCGAGGGTGAGGGGGTACCCCAACGCTATCAATATCAAGAGCCGCTCCACACTCGTCCGAAAGGACGAGACCGTTTCGTCTTAGACGAGCCCCAATCGGCGGGCGGCGGCGACCGCCTCGCCCCTGCTCTCGCAGCCAAGCTTCCTGAGAATCGAGGAAACGTGGGTGCGGACCGTGTTGATGGCCCGGCGCTGGTCGTCAGCGATTGCCTTGTTCGAGAGCCCTCGCGCCATCGAGAGAAGGACCTGGAGCTCGACGGCCGTCAGGTCACCCCTGAACTCAGTGGCCGGCTCGAGGCGAGCTTGGAGGACCTCCAGCAGTCGGCCGAGACCGGCGACCCCGTCGAGGCGCATCGTTCGGACCGCGTCGGCAAGCTGCTCCGGTGCGCGGTTCAGCAGGGCGGAAATGCCAGGGTCCAGGCCGGCCATGCTCTTGGAGAGAGGAGAGGCATTACGCAAGAGGCGCTGCGCGACGGAGTTACGGCCGAGCGCGATGTTGCCGAGAATCGCGAACCGTTCGGCGAGCGAGTTGAAGTGTTGGAAAATTGGGCCGGTGTCGTCGCCTGTCTCCACGGCCTGCTCGTATGATTCCAGCGCGCCCAGCGCCGCTTGCCGATCTTCGCCACAGGCGGCCGCGATCGAAAGCAACCCGCTACGCAAGCGTTCTTGGAACACGCCGAGCTCTTTGCGCGCGACTGTACCAAGAATGCTTTGCGCTTCAGTAAACTGTTGTTGGCCGATGGAGACGAGCGCCTTGGCTAGCGCGAAGGACGAGATCGCGAGCGGTCCTCGGTACGACAAGCTGGCGAGTTGCCGGTCGAGTTCCGCCACGCGTGACTCGTTGCCTCGCTGTGCTTCGACTAGCATCAGGTCGCGCAGGCCGATCGTCTGCAGCTGGGGATCTCCAGCCTTTTCCCCGTTACTCACGACCTGCGAGGAGTACCACGCGGCCGACGGGAGTCGGCCCATGAAGGCGTGCGAAGCGCTGACCGTCACATTGAGGCGCGCAGCGAGCTGGAAGATACCCGCTTCAGTCGCCAATCGAATTCCTTCGCGAGTGAAGCGCTCAAGCGCACCCTCATCGCGTGCAAAAAAGGCGACCGTCGCTGCTCGTCCGTACGTACGAGCGCGCGTGACGTCGTCCGCGAAATCTGCGAGCGCGAGAGCATCCTCTAAGTACCGGCTTGCAGCCGGGAGATCGCCTGCGAGAGCCTTCACCTGTGCGAGCGAGCCTGCGATGTTTGCGCGATCGGCGTCGGAGAGGTCCGCCCGACTAACGAGCGCTTCGAGCCGTGGCACCGCCTCGAAGCGGCCCTGCTGGTACATCACGACGCCGAAGCGCCATGCAACTTCGACTTGGAAGGCAAGATCCTCGCCGCTGCGATCAAGCGCTGATTCGTAGAGCTTTTCAGCGCTTTCGACTCGTCCGTGCGACTCCTCGATCGCGGCACGCACAGCTAGCACGCCGGGCGTGAGGGCAAGCGATCCGCGCAACATCCGGACCGCGCGCTCTGCGACGTCGTAATGGCCGCTTTCGAGGAGACGAAAGTTCGCGCTTGCAAGCACCCGTGCGACATCGTCCGTTGCGTGGACTTCTAGGTACCGCTCAAGGGCGGCGGCCGGAAGGTCTGCTTTCTCGAGGACGCGGCCGGCCGAGAGGATCGCTTCGCGCAGCGCGTCTTCCCCTTCTAGTTCGATCTGCCGGCGCACGAAGTCGCGAAAGAGGTCGTGGAGCTGGTACACGCCTGTATCGAGCACCGTGACGAAAGCGACGCGCTCGCGCAGCGTCTCGATGATCGAGGCAGCGTTGTTAAAACCGGCGGCCGTCGCGAGCCGGTTTTCCATGCGCGGCAGGAAGACGACCGTGCGTAAGAACGTACGCATACGGTCGTCGAGCGAGTGCCAAACCTGCTCGGCCAAATACCGATATACCATCTCGCGGGTGCCGGCCGAAACCGTGCGTAGGTCGCTGGCGCGAACGGAGACGCGCAGTGCAAAAGTAAGCGCGGTCGGCCAACCGTCGACCAGATCGATGATCGCGGCCAGTTCTTCGTCGCGGACGGCTACTCGCGACGTGCGAGCGCTTTCGCGCGCTTCGTCGACCGTGAACCGAAGGTCGACGGCGTCGATCATAAGGTCGGAGTCACCGTAGGCGAGCCACGATGCAACCGGGAGCTCGAGCGGGCTTCGCGACGAGAGCAGCCACCGTGGGCCGTCGCGCGTTCGGTCGATGAGGACGGACAGGAACCGGGAGACTTCGCGATCGCCTTCGCCGACGTGCAGATCGTCGAGCGCGATGAGGGTATTCAGTGAGCGTACGTGCGTGGCTGCCCACGCGCCGAGGTCCCGGCCTGGGGTCTCGGACTCGCGCGCCCCGTCCAGCGCGGTCGCCAGTGAGCGGCGGAGTCCGGGGGCGATGTCTGCCAGCGCCTCCGCGAAACCGCGGACGAATGGGACCAGGGTCGTGGCGTCGGGGGGGACGTCATAGACGACCGAGGAGGGAACGGTCGCTAGGAACTGCCGCAGAGCAACCGACTTCCCGAAGCCGGCCGGGGCGATGATCGTGGTGATCCGATATTGGGCCGCGGTCGCAAGGCGCTCGAGAACGCGTGGGCGATCGATCGGACGGAAGACTCCGCCGACATTAGGACGACCGTCAGACGCTACACTCCGGATCACGACTGCTCTGCGAGGCTACTCCCAAATTGTGATCGGCACCTCGGTCTCGAGACAGGAGTACCGTTCAATTTTGTCCAGCTCTCGCCTGGCGGACCCGTACGCCAGGCCGGGCAGCTGGCCGGCGGTCAGACGCCGGCGCGATCGCGCGAGATCAGCCGGAGGAAGCGCCGGGGCGCGAAGGCGCTGTCGGCGTCCACCCGGCGGAAGGCCTCCTCGCGTATCTGGACGGCCAATTCCCGCCGCTGGCGCATTGCGGTCTCGAGCTCGCGGAAGGCGCGCTCGAACTCATCTCCTTCGAGTGCGGAGATCTGCCGCTTGAGGCGCTCGATGTCCTGACCGAGCTTCCCTTGCATCTCGACGCTGACGTCCCGCTCGACCTGTTGGATGCGGTTGAGGAGCTGATTCATCTCCTCGACCGTCGGCAGGCCGAAGGCGCCGCCGCGCACCGCCTCGCGCACCGTCCCGCCGGCAGCCGCGGCGGCCCGAGGCCGCGGCCGGTTCTCCTGACGTGGCGCGTCGAAATCGGGATAGAGTCGAATGATCGACTTGATGCGCTGGGGGCCCTTCGGCGATTGGAGGCCCTCGGCGATCCCCGCCATGATCAAACGCGACCGCAGCGCGGTGTCGTTGATGACGCGGAGATACTGTGAGTCGACGCCCAGCGGTCGACGGTTAGGTCCGAAGAAATCTTCGTCTCGCGCCAATGGAAGATTCTGGGCCTTCTCCCAAAGGGTGGCGCGAGCACCACGGGTGCCATTCATGTCGGGCGAACGGTTGCATCAAGATTTACGTGTTACCTGCGTCGTCTGCGTCACGCTCAACCGATTCCACGACAGTGATGAGTTGTTCACCCGCGACCAGACCGGTATCGTCCGCTGCCAAAACGGCGTCGCGCTCGTCGTCGATCGCTTCGCGCTTCGGGTCGTTGGTCGGTGAAGGAGTGCGCTCGCTGCTCATGACAGCCCTGTACCCGTTTGTGCATCGCCTGCTGTAGCTCGTTCACGTCTCGTTCGACGTTCGTCACCGTTGAGACGGCAGTTGTTACTAGCCACTCGTGCGCGGTGGACGGCCGCCGAGAAGCTCGCTTTTCTTGGTGGGCAGGTTGGTGAATTCATGCTGTCGGTAACCCCGGCGGCGGCGTAGGGAGCGGAACGGGACTCCCGGAAGGGCGGCGTCGATGAGAAAACTAGTTCTTGGCTTCGGCCTGCTCATGGCGGCGGGCGTTTGCGCGCCCGCGTTCGCCGACGCGCCGTTCAACTTCGATACTGCGCCGGGCCGGTTGCCGAAGGACGTCGTGCCGACGGACTACCAGGTCGCGATCGTGCCGCACATCGCCGCCAAGACGCTCAGTGGTCACGAGACGGTCACCCTACTGGTGCGAAAAGTGACCACCCGCATCGTCTTCAACACGCTCAACGAGACCCTGAGCGACGTGCGGCTGGACGGCACCCCCGTCGCCGCGGTCGACACCCAGAACGAGAAGCAACTCACGACGATCTCGCTGGCGCATCCGGCCACGGTCGGACGCCACACGCTCACGATGAGCTACACGGGAAAGCTGGAGACCGCGCCGCAAGGACTGTTCGTCCAACCCTACCGCACCCCGGCCGGCGCGAGCGGGACGATGCTTTCGACGCAGTTCGAGTCGACGGACGCGCGCCGCATGTTCCCGTGCTGGGACGAGCCGGCGTTTCGCTCGACCTTCACGCTGACGGCAACCGTGCCGGCCGCCTGGGCGGTCGTCTCCAACATGCCGGTGGCGACGCGCACCGTGCACGGCGCGACGGCGACGACGACGTTCGAACGCTCGCCGAAGATGCCGACGTACCTCGTCGAGTTCTCCGCCGGCGACCTGGCGCGCATCTCCGCGACCAGCGGTGGAACGAACTTCGGCGTGTGGGCGGTGCGCGGCCAAGAGCAGAGCGGAGCCTATGCGCTCGCCAATGCGCAGCAGATCCTCGCCGACTACAACGCCTACTTCGGCGTGAAGTACCCGCTGCCCAAGCTCGACTCGATCGCCGTTCCCGGCGGCTTCGAGGGCGCGATGGAGAACTGGGGCGCGATCACCTACAACGACCAGATCTTGCTGCTCCCGCCGAACTCGACGATGGGACGCCAGCAAGACGTGTTCTCGGTGCAGGCGCACGAGATGGCGCATCAGTGGAACGGCGACTTGGTGACGATGGGCTGGTGGGACGACCTCTGGCTCAACGAGAGCTTCGCGTCCTGGATGTCGGCGAAGGAGACCGACCTGCGCAATCCGACCTGGACCTGGTGGGAAGGGCAGGACGATGACAAGGAAGGTGCGATGGCGGCCGACGCGCGCAGCACCTCGCACGCGATCGAGCAGCACGTCACCGACGAGCTCCAGGCCGAAGCCGCGTTCGATCCGGAGATCACGTACAGCAAGGGCCAAGCGTTCCTGCGCATGCTGGAGGCGTATCTGGGCCCCGACACGTTCCGTGACGGCGTGCGCCGCTACATCAAGGCGCGCGCGTACTCGAATGCGACGAGCGCCGATCTGTGGAACGGCCTGAGCGCGGCGAGCGGCAAAGACGTGGCGAAGGTCGCAGCCGCGTGGACGACGCAGCCGGGTTTCCCGCTCGTCATGGTAGCGGCGAGCTGCGATGCGGCGGGGAACCGAACGATCACGCTCTCGCAGAAGCGCTTCCTACTGACCGGCAGCGATCCGGCCCACTTGCACTGGAGCGTTCCGATGGACGTTCGCTCCGGGAACGGCACGCCGGAGCAAGTGCTGCTCACGCAGGACGGGCAAACGGTCGCGGCGGGACGCTGCGACGAACCGCTGAGCGCGAATGCCGGCGACATCGGTTTCTACCGAGTGGCCTATGATGCGCAGACGCTGGCGGTGAATCAAAAGCACTTCGGGCAACTGCCGGACGCGGACAAGATCGCGATGCTCGACGATCAGTGGGCCTTGGTCCAGGCGAACCAGGCACCGCTCTCCTCGTACTTCGCGCTGGCGTCCTCGATGGGGACGGACTTCGATGCGCGAGCGTGGGAGCAGATCCTCAGTGCGATCGGTGTGATCGAGCGCGACGAGCGGGGGACAGCCGGCTACGACGCTTTCGTCGCCTACGCGCGCGGGCTGGTCATGCCGGTGTACAACACGCTCGGGTGGACGTCGCAGCCCGGCGAGACGCCCGCGAAAGGGCAGCTGCGGCGCGACGTGCTGCGCGCGCTCGGAAGCGTCGGTTATCAGCCCGTCGTCGACGAGGCTCGCAAGCGCTTCGCCGCCTTCGTCAAGGATCGCTCGGCGATCGATGCCGACGACCAGCAAATGATCTTGACGATCGTCGCGATCAACGCCGATCAAGCGACGTACGACCAGCTCGTCGCGGTTGCGAAGACGGCGCGCGAGCAGGCCGAGTTCCAGCGCTACTTCAGCCCGCTGTTCTTCGTCAAGGATCCCAAGCTGGCGCAGCAGTCGCTCCAACTTGTCATGTCGCCGGCCGTTCCGCCCCAGGCCGCCGCGTTCCGCATCCGGTTCATCGGCATGCTGTCCGAATACCACCCGGCCATGGCGTGGCAGTTCTTCACCACGCACTCGAGCGAGTTGCTCAGCTCGACGTCCGAGTTCGAGCGCATCCTGATTCTCGCACAATACGTCCCGCAGATGTTCTGGGATGCCGTGCCGCTCGATCAGATCGAGGCGTGGGTACGGGCACACGTCCCGGCGAGCACCTCCATCTATATCGCCCGCGGCATGGAGAGCGCGCGGTTCCAGTCCGATCTCAAAGCTCGGCTCGTCCCGGCGACCGATGCGTTCGTGAGCTCGACCAGCCGGAGCTGACCCGGTAGAAGGAAGGGATTCGGAGAGGAATCTCGAACGTATGTTCGAGATTCCTCTCATGTACGCTGTCCGCCAAATCCCCCTGTTCGCGTCGGCCGAGCTCCCGACAACCCTCGTCGGTGACCACGGCGACGTGACCTACGTTCCGGAGTTCCTCGACGCCTTGACCGCCGATGCGCTCGTGCGCGAGCTCAACGCCGACACGCTCTGGCGCGCCGACTCACGGATCATGTACGGCAAGCGCGTTCTGGTCCCGCGCGAGACCGCCGCGCGCGGCGAAGGAAAGCCGCAGCCCTGGACCCCGACGCTGCAAACGGTGCGCGAGCGGATCGAGGCGCACACCGGCACGACCTACGACTACGTGCACATCAACCGCTACCGCAACGGACACGACGCGGTCGCCTGGCACGGCGACCACGACGGCGAACGCGACGCGCGGCTGGTCGTGGCGTCGCTCTCGCTGGGCGCCATGCGCGCCTTCCAGTTGCGGCCGAAGAAGGACAGCGGGCTGCGGTACGATCCGATCACGGTCGAGGTCGCGCACGGCGATCTCATCGTGATGGCGGGCGATACGCAGCTCTATTGGGAACACCGCGTCCCGCGCGATTCGCGGGTGACCGGCGAACGCCTCAACCTGACGTTCCGACAGCACCGCGCGCGCGCC
Proteins encoded:
- a CDS encoding HD-GYP domain-containing protein — protein: MDGRTALARYLVETRSTIAHAILDRLPPRPTGQASALIVRSLVSAVGQAIETSSPEPVVAWARMARGAYPVSTIHELVLAATESAAEIGEPLHLDFSALLVFLEIVKANVTDAFPLAPGARFDDPTRTTGQVLDGVLAMLKARDEATCAHSHATGAWCRRLAEQLNLSASASDFIVKAGILHDIGKIGTPDDILFKPSTLTPDEWKVMQRHAEFGAQILSELPALAPYAPIVRAHHERWDGRGYPYGLKGEEIPFEARVVAVADAFHAMISARPYRPAIGQREAMAILREGRGTQWDASVVDAMIEMLEAPRTRGRREAARG
- a CDS encoding LuxR C-terminal-related transcriptional regulator; this translates as MIRSVASDGRPNVGGVFRPIDRPRVLERLATAAQYRITTIIAPAGFGKSVALRQFLATVPSSVVYDVPPDATTLVPFVRGFAEALADIAPGLRRSLATALDGARESETPGRDLGAWAATHVRSLNTLIALDDLHVGEGDREVSRFLSVLIDRTRDGPRWLLSSRSPLELPVASWLAYGDSDLMIDAVDLRFTVDEARESARTSRVAVRDEELAAIIDLVDGWPTALTFALRVSVRASDLRTVSAGTREMVYRYLAEQVWHSLDDRMRTFLRTVVFLPRMENRLATAAGFNNAASIIETLRERVAFVTVLDTGVYQLHDLFRDFVRRQIELEGEDALREAILSAGRVLEKADLPAAALERYLEVHATDDVARVLASANFRLLESGHYDVAERAVRMLRGSLALTPGVLAVRAAIEESHGRVESAEKLYESALDRSGEDLAFQVEVAWRFGVVMYQQGRFEAVPRLEALVSRADLSDADRANIAGSLAQVKALAGDLPAASRYLEDALALADFADDVTRARTYGRAATVAFFARDEGALERFTREGIRLATEAGIFQLAARLNVTVSASHAFMGRLPSAAWYSSQVVSNGEKAGDPQLQTIGLRDLMLVEAQRGNESRVAELDRQLASLSYRGPLAISSFALAKALVSIGQQQFTEAQSILGTVARKELGVFQERLRSGLLSIAAACGEDRQAALGALESYEQAVETGDDTGPIFQHFNSLAERFAILGNIALGRNSVAQRLLRNASPLSKSMAGLDPGISALLNRAPEQLADAVRTMRLDGVAGLGRLLEVLQARLEPATEFRGDLTAVELQVLLSMARGLSNKAIADDQRRAINTVRTHVSSILRKLGCESRGEAVAAARRLGLV
- a CDS encoding M1 family metallopeptidase, which encodes MRKLVLGFGLLMAAGVCAPAFADAPFNFDTAPGRLPKDVVPTDYQVAIVPHIAAKTLSGHETVTLLVRKVTTRIVFNTLNETLSDVRLDGTPVAAVDTQNEKQLTTISLAHPATVGRHTLTMSYTGKLETAPQGLFVQPYRTPAGASGTMLSTQFESTDARRMFPCWDEPAFRSTFTLTATVPAAWAVVSNMPVATRTVHGATATTTFERSPKMPTYLVEFSAGDLARISATSGGTNFGVWAVRGQEQSGAYALANAQQILADYNAYFGVKYPLPKLDSIAVPGGFEGAMENWGAITYNDQILLLPPNSTMGRQQDVFSVQAHEMAHQWNGDLVTMGWWDDLWLNESFASWMSAKETDLRNPTWTWWEGQDDDKEGAMAADARSTSHAIEQHVTDELQAEAAFDPEITYSKGQAFLRMLEAYLGPDTFRDGVRRYIKARAYSNATSADLWNGLSAASGKDVAKVAAAWTTQPGFPLVMVAASCDAAGNRTITLSQKRFLLTGSDPAHLHWSVPMDVRSGNGTPEQVLLTQDGQTVAAGRCDEPLSANAGDIGFYRVAYDAQTLAVNQKHFGQLPDADKIAMLDDQWALVQANQAPLSSYFALASSMGTDFDARAWEQILSAIGVIERDERGTAGYDAFVAYARGLVMPVYNTLGWTSQPGETPAKGQLRRDVLRALGSVGYQPVVDEARKRFAAFVKDRSAIDADDQQMILTIVAINADQATYDQLVAVAKTAREQAEFQRYFSPLFFVKDPKLAQQSLQLVMSPAVPPQAAAFRIRFIGMLSEYHPAMAWQFFTTHSSELLSSTSEFERILILAQYVPQMFWDAVPLDQIEAWVRAHVPASTSIYIARGMESARFQSDLKARLVPATDAFVSSTSRS
- a CDS encoding alpha-ketoglutarate-dependent dioxygenase AlkB — protein: MYAVRQIPLFASAELPTTLVGDHGDVTYVPEFLDALTADALVRELNADTLWRADSRIMYGKRVLVPRETAARGEGKPQPWTPTLQTVRERIEAHTGTTYDYVHINRYRNGHDAVAWHGDHDGERDARLVVASLSLGAMRAFQLRPKKDSGLRYDPITVEVAHGDLIVMAGDTQLYWEHRVPRDSRVTGERLNLTFRQHRARA